A window of the Brassica napus cultivar Da-Ae chromosome C5, Da-Ae, whole genome shotgun sequence genome harbors these coding sequences:
- the LOC106421354 gene encoding epidermal growth factor receptor substrate 15-like: MAGQNPNMDQFEAYFKRADLDGDGRISGAEAVGFFQGSGLPKQVLAQIWLLSDRSRSGFLGRQDFYNSLRLVTVAQSKRDLTPEIVNAALNTPAAAKIPPPKINLSAIPAPQPNPAATAARPVGSTGHQNVRFRGPGAPNANANQNYFPPQQNQQVRPNQVVSGMTSLRPTAAGPEHRPNALPGQFQPVPVGSVSPPPQAVPTSAPGPGSSPFNLNNLYAGNTSGYSSGFGGGSLVAPSPGLKPESQIDPRALVVSGNGGDMFSSFQQKQEPTLSNSSISSAIVPASAGTQPPVKPNALDSLQNTFSMLPSGNQPQQPRPAASSQQPRPAFSSQPPVVSSQGPSSGLPHASAVGSGHSVPAGNNQPPWPKMKPSDVQKYTKVFVGVDTDKDGKITGEQARNLFLSWRLPREVLKHVWELSDQDNDTMLSLREFCISLYLMERYREGRPLPTSLPSSIMYDETLLSISGAPSHGYANAGWGSGQGFVQQPVMGPRPVTQTGTRPPVPAPVPHPGSGIGPNQQRNQAPALDDPFASHLGNGHSASSNLQETATDGEKVEEKKNAYMDSREKLEYYRTKMQDIVLYKSRCDNRLNEISERASADKREAETLAKKYEEKYKQVAELGSKLTIEEARFREIEGRKMELSQAIVNMEQGGSADGLLQVRADRIQSDLEELMKALTERCKKHGLEVKSKALVDLPAGWQPGLQEGAALWDEEWDKFEDEGFGNEITFDKSKEQNSSGEKENGTVDDGSGPPDSPTHLDENYGPFSETSDRHHESEDDSGRSPRDSPVSRTGDTEIPSPDSHGKNSEFFDDSNWASAFDTNDDVDSVWGFDASKSQDGDYFGSGGDFGGNSARADSPTSRSFGGQRKSTYAFDDSVPSTPLSRFGNSPPRFSDASARDSNFDSFSRFDSFNTSEAGAGFSSSQPERLSRFDSINSSKDFGGAAFSRFDSINSSRDFGGPSLSRFDSMNSTKDHGYSFDDADPFGSTGPFKVSSDDQSPKKKSDNWNSF; the protein is encoded by the exons ATGGCGGGACAGAATCCAAACATGGATCAATTCGAGGCGTACTTCAAGAGAGCAGATTTGGACGGAGATGGTCGGATCAGTGGAGCCGAAGCTGTTGGCTTTTTCCAAGGATCTGGCTTGCCCAAGCAAGTTCTCGCCcag ATATGGTTGCTTTCTGATAGGTCACGCAGTGGTTTCCTTGGTCGGCAAGACTTTTATAATTCTCTGAGGCTTGTTACAGTTGCACAGAGCAAGAGAGACCTGACACCTGAGATTGTTAATGCAGCACTCAATACTCCTGCCGCCGCCAAAATACCACCTCCCAAAATTAATCTCTCAGCTATTCCTGCACCTCAACCTAATCCTGCTGCTACCGCAGCTCGTCCGGTTGGCTCAACAGGTCATCAGAATGTGAGGTTTAGAGGACCAGGGGCTCCAAATGCGAATGCCAACCAGAATTATTTTCCACCTCAACAAAACCAGCAAGTGAGACCAAATCAAGTTGTCTCTGGGATGACTTCGCTTAGACCAACTGCTGCTGGTCCAGAACATAGACCAAATGCCTTACCAGGTCAATTTCAACCAGTTCCTGTTGGTAGTGTTAGTCCTCCTCCTCAGGCTGTTCCCACCAGTGCACCTGGTCCTGGTAGTTCACCGTTTAATCTTAATAACTTGTATGCTGGAAACACCAGCGGATACTCGTCAGGATTTGGAGGGGGCAGCTTAGTAGCACCTTCTCCTGGATTAAAACCAGAGTCACAGATTGATCCGAGAGCGCTGGTTGTATCTGGAAATGGAGGTGACATGTTTTCCTCGTTCCAGCAAAAACAAGAACCCACTCTGAGTAATTCTTCAATCAGTTCAGCTATTGTTCCTGCTTCTGCTGGAACTCAACCTCCAGTAAAGCCTAATGCTCTCGACTCCCTACAGAATACGTTCTCGATGCTGCCTTCTGGAAATCAGCCTCAGCAGCCAAGGCCAGCAGCAAGCTCACAGCAGCCAAGGCCTGCATTTAGCTCACAGCCGCCTGTAGTGTCTTCTCAAGGTCCATCCTCTGGTTTGCCGCATGCAAGTGCAGTTGGATCTGGCCATTCAGTTCCTGCTGGAAATAATCAGCCTCCGTGGCCAAAAATGAAGCCGTCCGATGTCCAAAAGTACACAAAGGTATTTGTTGGAGTTGATACTGACAAGGATGGAAAAATAACTGGTGAGCAGGCAAGGAATCTGTTTTTAAGCTGGAGGCTACCCAGGG AGGTATTGAAGCATGTGTGGGAGTTATCTGATCAGGATAATGATACTATGCTTTCCCTGAGGGAGTTCTGCATTTCATTGTATTTGATGGAGCGGTATAGAGAAGGCCGTCCTCTCCCAACATCACTTCCAAGCAGCATCATGTATGATGAGACACTGTTATCTATCTCAGGTGCACCTAGTCATGGTTATGCAAATGCTGGATGGGGATCTGGTCAAG GTTTTGTACAGCAGCCTGTGATGGGTCCGCGGCCAGTCACTCAGACTGGCACGAGACCACCAGTTCCTGCACCAGTCCCTCACCCTGGCAGTGGTATAGGACCTAATCAGCAAAGGAATCAAGCGCCAGCTTTGGATGATCCTTTTGCAAGTCACCTTGGTAACGGGCATTCTGCGAGCTCAAATCTTCAAGAAACAGCAACTGATGGGGAAAAG gttgaagaaaagaaaaatgcaTATATGGACTCCAGGGAGAAGCTTGAATATTACCGAACGAAAATGCAGGATATT GTCTTGTACAAAAGCAGGTGCGACAATAGATTAAATGAGATCTCTGAAAGGGCTTCAGCTGACAAGCGTGAG GCTGAAACGTTGGCAAAGAAGTACGAGGAGAAGTATAAGCAGGTTGCAGAATTAGGGTCAAAATTAACTATTGAAGAGGCCAGGTTCCGCGAGATTGAG GGGAGGAAGATGGAATTGAGTCAAGCAATTGTGAACATGGAGCAAGGTGGCAGTGCTGATGGTCTACTTCAG GTCCGGGCTGACAGGATACAATCAGATCTAGAGGAGCTGATGAAGGCCTTAACTGAACGCTGCAAGAAACATGGGTTGGAGGTTAAGTCGAAGGCCCTTGTAGACCTCCCAGCTG GCTGGCAACCTGGACTTCAAGAAGGGGCAGCTCTTTGGGATGAAGAATGGGATAAGTTTGAAGATGAAG GATTTGGCAATGAGATTACTTTTGACAAATCAAAAGAGCAAAACTCGTCTGGCGAGAAGGAAAACGGAACGGTGGATGATGGTAGTGGACCACCTGATTCACCAACTCATTTGGACGAGAATTATGGACCTTTTTCAGAAACCTCAGACCGCCACCATGAGAGTGAAGATGATTCAGGCAGAAGTCCTAGGGACAGTCCTGTCTCTAGGACTGGTGATACTGAGATCCCTTCTCCAGATTCTCATGGAAAAAATTCTGAGTTCTTTGATGACTCGAATTGGGCAAGTGCATTTGACACTAACGATGATGTGGACTCAGTCTGGGGTTTTGATGCATCAAAAAGCCAG GATGGAGATTACTTTGGATCTGGTGGCGATTTTGGTGGAAACTCAGCGAGAGCAGATTCTCCAACTTCAAGAAGTTTCGGCGGTCAGAGAAAGAGCACATATGCATTTGATGATTCAGTTCCCAGCACTCCACTCTCGAGATTCGGCAACTCTCCTCCTCGGTTCAGCGACGCATCAGCCAGAGACAGCAACTTTGATAGCTTCTCCAGATTCGACTCCTTCAACACCAGTGAAGCTGGCGCCGGTTTTTCCTCCTCCCAGCCTGAGAGACTGTCTCGGTTTGATTCCATCAACAGCTCAAAAGACTTTGGTGGAGCTGCTTTCTCGAGGTTCGATTCAATCAACAGTAGCAGAGACTTTGGTGGTCCCTCGCTTTCAAGATTCGACTCCATGAATAGCACAAAGGATCATGGATACTCGTTTGATGACGCAGACCCGTTTGGTTCCACAGGTCCCTTCAAAGTCTCCTCTGATGATCAAAGCCCCAAGAAAAAGTCAGATAACTGGAATTCCTTCTAG
- the LOC106421373 gene encoding peptidyl-prolyl cis-trans isomerase FKBP18, chloroplastic: MDIWRALSSLVLWHLSLSRSRSRSVSMATISSLHMCASDHRSRLPRICETDQPRATNQIVTFSSPISRRDANLVLLGSLPLTSFVVLPPSSSEARERRSRKVIPLEEYSTSPEGLKYYDIEEGKGPVATIGSTAQVHFDCRYRSITAISTRESKLLAGNRSIAQPYEFKVGSTPGKERKREFVDNPNGLFSAQAAPKPPPAMYFITEGMKVGGKRTVIVTPESGYGQKGMNEIPPGATFELNIELLQVTPPEEKEK; the protein is encoded by the exons ATGGATATATGGAGGGCTCTCTCGAGTTTGGTTTTGtggcatctctctctctctcgctctcgcTCTCGCTCTGTGTCAATGGCTACCATTAGTAGCTTACACATGTGTGCATCCGATCATCGCTCCCGTCTTCCTCGAATCTGTGAGACAGATCAACCACGAGCCACAAACCAAATCGTCACCTTTTCGTCTCCTATTTCCAGAAGAGACGCGAATCTTGTACTCCTCGGCTCGCTGCCGTTGACGAGCTTCGTCGTTCTACCGCCGAGTTCATCGGAGGCGAGAGAGAGACGGAGCAGAAAAGTTATCCCTCTCGAGGAGTATTCCACTAGCC CTGAAGGGTTGAAGTACTATGACATTGAGGAAGGTAAAGGTCCAGTAGCCACAATAGGATCTACTGCTCAG GTGCATTTTGATTGCCGGTACAGAAGCATAACTGCAATCTCCACCAGAGAGTCCAAGCTCTTGGCTGGGAACCGTAGTATCGCTCAG CCTTATGAGTTCAAGGTGGGATCTACGCCAGGGAAGGAAAGGAAACGAGAGTTTGTGGATAATCCAAACGGGTTGTTCTCTGCGCAGGCTGCACCAAAGCCTCCTCCAGCAATGTATTTCATAACTGAAGGAATGAAAGTCGGTGGCAAG AGAACTGTGATTGTTACTCCTGAATCTGGTTATGGTCAGAAAGGAATGAACGAGATACCG CCTGGAGCTACATTTGAGTTAAACATAGAGCTGCTTCAGGTGACTCCCCctgaagagaaagagaagtgA
- the LOC125586903 gene encoding uncharacterized protein LOC125586903, whose amino-acid sequence MDSLPFHLLEEILFKLNDKSLAIMQCVDKSINSHISNDPYFKSNLKGSIPKRCDSISPDCYESTPSSFPAAMEVDENVELMKVDLIDDKGKSGLGMIMRVIDTISAYAQKKKTGVGKRLLNEDDTTLKMELQSSYSSYKLINVERINKRRRVKSYAWN is encoded by the coding sequence ATGGATAGCTTACCTTTTCATCTCCTCGAGGAGATTCTCTTCAAACTGAATGACAAATCTCTGGCGATAATGCAATGTGTGGACAAATCTATCAACTCCCACATATCCAACGATCCTTATTTCAAATCCAACCTCAAGGGTTCGATTCCAAAGAGGTGCGATAGTATTAGTCCAGACTGTTACGAGTCTACACCGTCTTCTTTTCCCGCTGCGATGGAAGTAGATGAGAACGTGGAGCTCATGAAGGTGGATCTGATTGATGATAAAGGTAAGTCCGGTCTAGGTATGATCATGAGAGTTATTGATACAATCTCAGCATATGCTCAGAAAAAGAAAACGGGAGTTGGAAAAAGATTGTTGAATGAAGATGATACCACACTGAAGATGGAGTTGCaatcttcttattcttcttacAAGTTAATTAACGTGGAGAGAatcaacaaaagaagaagagtgaaGTCGTATGCATGGAACTAG